The following nucleotide sequence is from bacterium.
CGCCGATCCCGCACATCCGCTACCGGCCGATGCCGGCGCGGTTCGGCGTGCCCGGCGACCAGGCGCGGCTGCTCGAGCTGGTCGCCGCCGCCGACACCCGCGCCATCCGCGAGCACGCGTGGACGATCTGGGCCGGTCTCACCGCCCGCACGCCCGAGCGCTACAACGGCAAGCGGCTGCCGGTGTTCGAGACCTGGTTCTCCGGCTCCGAGCTCTACGACGCGAACCCCTATGCCTGCGATGCGGTCGACGCGCGCCCCTACGCGCGCGACTTCGAGAAGCCGCTCCAGCTGCACCACCACGGCGGCGGGCTGCCGAACGAGCAGGTGACCGGCTTCAACCGCTTCAACCGCGCGACGACCGAGCACGTGTGCGCGAACCAGTACAACCTGGCGTCGACGCTCGACACGCTGAACGCGTCGTTCACGCCCGCGACGCCGATCGCCGAGCGGAAGATCGTCGACTTCCCGCGCGCCGCCATGGCGCTGAAGCCCGTGTTCACGCCCATCGCGGGCGCGGGCATCACCATCCTGCCCTACTGGAACGGCCCGACCGCGAGCACGAACCTCGTCAACCCGACGCCGGACACGTGGACGCAGTGCGTGGCCGTCGTGCCGCCGGGGACCGCCAAGCCCGCGTCGCCGACGCCGTGCAGCTGCAACGGCACCGCGACGACGTGCGAGGTCGTCGGCCTCGATCGCATGTACGCCTTCGCGCTCACCGCCGCCGAGCTCGCCGACATGTCGGAGAACTCGTCGCTCGCCGGCGCGCCGCTGAAGCCGGGCGACTATGCCGCCCTGATGGCGATGCACGTCACCAGCAAGGAGATCGACCGCTGGACGTGGCAGACGTTCTGGTGGACGCCGAATCCCGAGGAGTCCCCCGCCGGCGACTTCCGTCCCGCGAGCGTGAAGCGCGAGTTCCGCAACTACGCCATGTGCACTGCGTGGAGCATGAGCGGGCCGCCGGAGTCCCCCACCGGCCCCCCCGACGTCTGCTTCAACCCGTGGCTCGAGACCGGCCTCGAGGGGCTCGACGGGGTGCAGTCGAACTGCATGACCTGCCACCGTCTGGCCGCCTGGCCGAACTTCAGCACCGGCTACCAGGCCAACGGCTTCATCGGGCCGGACGACCCGATCTTCGCGAACGCCACCAAGCTCGATTTCCTCTGGTCGGTGACCCGCGCGCAGTGACGGGCGGGGCGGGCCCCGCCGGGGCCCGCCGACCCGGATTGCCGGACTCGCGCCGATCCTGCATGGCTGCGGGATCGGAACCTGGTCGCAGGGAGGCGGCGGCGCGACGCGCGTCGGGCGTCGGGCCGTGACGGTGCTGGTGTGCGGGCTGCTCATGGGCGCGCTCGGCTGCGCGGCCCGGGTGCCGGCGCGTCCGAACGTGCTGCTCGTGACGCTCGACACCACCCGCGCCGATCGTCTCGGATGCTACGGCTGGCGCCGCGCCGAGACGCCGGCGCTCGACGGTCTCGCCCGCGACGGGGTGCGCTTCGACGCCGCCTACGCCAGCAGCCCGATGACCCTGCCGTCGCACGCGACGCTCTTCACCGGCCTCGAGCCGCCCGAGCACGGGCTGCGGCTCAACGGCCAGAGCCGCCTGCCCGACGGCGTCCCGACGCTCGCCTCGCGCCTGCACGAGCAGGGCTACCGCACCGGCGGCTTCGTCGCCGCCTTCGTGCTCGATCGCCGCTTCGGCCTCGACCGCGGCTTCGAGGTCTACGACGACGCGCTCGGCGACGCGCTGCCGCAGGTGGTGCCCGAGCGGCTCGCGCTCCACCGCCGCGGCGACGCCGTCGTCGACGCGGCGTTGGGCTGGCTCGACGAGGCGGCGCGTGGTCCCGCGCCGTTCCTCGCCTGGGTCCACCTCTACGATCCACACGCGCCCGATCACCCCCACGGCGACGCCGGGGCCTCCTACGACGGCGAGGTGGCGTTCATGGACCGGCAGGTGGCGCGCCTGCTGGCCTTCCTCGAGCGCCGCGGGCTCGCGCGCCGCACGCTCGTCGTCGCGGTCGCCGATCACGGCGAGGGCCTCGGCGATCACGGCGACGCCGAGCACGGCTTCCTCCTCGACGAGGAGGTCCTGCGCGTGCCGCTGCTGGTCCGCTGGCCCGGCGTCGTCGCACGTGGGCACGCCGTCGGCGCGCTCGTGACGACGCGCGACCTGGCGCCGACGATCCTCGATCTGACGGGCAGCCCGCCGCTCGCCGCGTCGGGGGGGCGCAGCCTGCGCGCGGCGCTCGCCGGCGGCACGATCGCGTCGGGCGTGAGCTACGCGGAGACCGACCTGCCGCTGGCCGCCTACGGCTGGAGCCCGCAGCGCAGCCTCACGACCGAGGACTGGAAGTACGTGCGCACGCCGCGCCCGGAGCTGTATGCGCGGCCGTCCGACCGCGCCGAGCACCACGACGTGGCGGCGGCCGACCCGGCGCGGGTCGCGGCGCTCGACGGCGCGCTCGCGGACGTCGAGGCGTCGTTCCGGCCGCTGATCGCCCCGGAGGCGCGCCTCGACGCGCGGGCGCGCGCGCGGCTCGAGGCGCTCGGCTACGCCGCCTCGTCGGCGCCGGCGGCCCGCACGGAGGGCCTGCGCGACGTGAAGGACATGCTCGAGGTGAAGCGTCTCGGCACCGACGTCGCCGTGGGGCTGGCCACGGGACGCCTCGACGCGCCGGTCGCCATCGTGCTGCTGCGGACGCTCGTCGAACGCAGCCCGGAATCGGCTCCCTTCCGCGTACGCCTCGGCACGTTGCTGCTCGTGCACGGCGACGTCCCGGGCGCGATCGCCGAGCTGGAGGAGGCCGTGCGCCTCCATCCCGATCTGGCCGACGCCCGCATCAACCTCGGACAGGCGACGCTGCGCGCCGGACGGCCCGCGGACGCCGCCGCGCAGTTCCGCGCGGCGCTCGCGCTGGAGCCCGACCGGGCCGGGCACGCGAGGCCTGGCGCGCGCTCGCCGCCCAGCGCCGGCGCGACGACGGCGGCTCGCCGCCCGTCGCCGTCGCACCGGCGGCCGTGCGCGTGGCGGAGATCCTCGCCGCGCCGTGAAGGCGGCGCGGGCGGCGACCTCAGCCCGCGTCCTTCGCCAGCGCGCGCGCCAGGGCGGGGCGCGCGCCGCAGCGTGCCAGCCAGGCGTCGATCGCCGGGCCAGCCGGCAGCATCTCGCGGGCCCACTGCCCCACGCTCGCGAGCAGCACGTCGGCGCCGGAGAAGCGCTCGCCGAGGACGTGGGGTCCGCGCTCGAGCGCGGCGCGGATGCGCGCGTCGACGGCCGCACGGGTCGTGAACGTACGCTGGAGGTCGGCGCGGTCGGCGAGGCCGACGAACGCGAAGTTGATCACCGGCTCCATGACCCCGGCGTAGTACGCGAGCCAGGTGAGGTAGGGACCGCGGTCGCGGTCGCCGCTGCGCGGGCCGAGGCCGGCGTCGGGAAGGAGATCGGTGAGATAGAGCACGATCGCCGCCGATTCGGTGATCAGCACGCCGTCGTGCTCGAGCGCGGGGACCTTCTTGTCCGGGTGTGGGTTGCCGGGATCGGAGGCGCCGCTGCCGTCGATGCGTGGGATGCTCGTGTACGCGAGGCGGTAGTCGGCGCCGAGCTCCTCGAGCAGCCAGACGATGCGGGACGAGCGCGACTGCGGGGCGTGGTGGAGCGTCAGCATGGCGTGCAGCATGCCAGGGCGGCCGTCCGGGGAAAGAGGCGCTGCGCTCAGCGCGCCGCGAGCGCTTCGGCGCGCCGGGCGAGCGCCGCGGTCATCGCCTGGAAGCCCGCGGCGAGGCGCCTGCCGAGCAGCGTCTGCACCAGCGGCGCCAGCCATCCCGAGAGGACGAAGTGCGAGCGGTAGCGCGCGCGTCCGTCGGGCAGCGGCTCGACGTGATGGCAACGGCGGCTCGCGAGGGCGCCGAGACGATCCGGCGCGACGCCGTAGCAGAGCCGCGTGCCGGCGACGTGCTCGAGCACGAGCTCGCGCTGCGGCTGCGCGAAGGCGCGGAACACGCGCACGCGCATGACGATCGGCTCGCCGGGAACGAGCGTCGAGCGGCAGGCGACCACGAACGGGTTCCACTCGCCGTAGCGCGGCAGGTCGGTCACCACCTGCCACACGACGTCGGCGGGCGCGGCGACGACGACGGTCTCGTCGAGCGTCATGGCAGGGGAGATGTGCCGGGAGCGGCGCCGGCGGGCAACCTCGTGACGCGCGGCGGCGTCGAGAAATCCTTGACCGCCGCGCCGGCGAGCAGATTCACTCCACGCCATGCGCGTCCTCGCCGCCGCTCTAGCCCTGCTCGTCTCGGTCCCGGCGTTCGCCGCCGACAAGTGCCGCAGCGGCACGTTCGCCCTCGCCGATGCCCGCGACCTCGCCGCCGTCGCCGGCATGGTCGCGCGCCGGTGTCCCTGCGCCGACTACGACGGCTCGAGCGGCGCGCGCGGCCACGGCGCCTACGTGAAGTGCGCCAAGGTGGTGATCGCCGACGCCACCGACGGCACCCCGGCGCTCGGCGTCTTCTCGCTGCGCCGTGCGTGCAAGGGCGAGGCGACGAAGCGCTACGCCAGGAGCGCGTGCGGCTACGCGCCGGTGCAGGCACGCGTGGTCTGCTGCGAGGCGAAGCCGGCGGCCGGCAAGACCAAGGCGACGGTGAAGAAGGCGAGCGCGTGCGTGCCGTCGTCGAACGGGCAGGTCCGGCGCCGTGCCTGCCACGCGTCGCCGTTCCTCGACGTGTGCAGCGGCGACGCCACCAACACCTGCCGCAGCGTGCTCGCCGAGCGGACGCTCGACATCCCCAGCGCCGCGCAGCCGGCGCAGACGCCGGGCTCGCCGGGCGTCGTGGTGACGAACCCGAACCTCGTGACCCAGTTCGGCGGCACGGGCTTCTCGCTGAACCATGCCCGCTACACCCGCTGGCGCGGGGCGGGCGCGGGGCAGCCCGACGGGATTCTCGTGCTCGTGCCGGGCTTCGAGGGCGGCGCGGGCGACTTCCGCGTCCTCGCCGAGCACCTCGTCGCCGCCGCGCAGGCGGACGGGCTCGCGCTCGAGGTGTGGGGCGTCGACCGGCGCTCGAACCAGCTCGAAGATCTCGCCGGCCTCGACGTCGCCGAAGAGTTCCTCGCGCCGGAGATCGGGCTCGACTGGCTCTTCGGCGGCGAGCTCGGCCTGCCGCTGCACCCGCTGCTGGCCTCGGGCCCGAATCGGCGCGCGATCTTCCACAACACCACGAGCGACGTCCCCTTCATCGCCGGCTGGACGAACCTCGTCTTCTCGCAGGACATCGACGCGGTCGTCGAGGCGGCGCGCCTCGTCGCACGCGACCAGAACGTGTTTCTCGGCGGGCACTCGGCCGGCACCGGCTTCGCCGCGCGCTACGCCGCGACCGACTTCGACCTGACGGGCGTCGGTCCGGCCCGGGCCGGCTACGCCAAGGTACGCGGGCTCGTCCTCTTCGAGGGCGGCGGCGGCTCCACGGGCGGTGCGCCGCTCACCGACGACACGCTCGATCGCATCGAGGCCAGGTTCGACGGCGGCCTCTTCGGCGCGGTGCGCGACGGCGCGCCCCGCTGCGTCGACGGCACGACCGCCTGCACGGTGGCCACCGAGGCGACCGACTGCGTCGGCCAGGTGCCGCCGAAGTGCACGCCGCCGACCACGGCGTACTCGGTCGTGGCGGGACTCCTCAACCCACGCATCCTCGCGGCCGTCGAGGTGGCGGCGATCCAGGGCGTGCTCGATCCGGACGGCGGGCAGATCATCCTCCAAGTCGGCCAGGGCACGCCGGGGAACAACGCGGTGGCCAAGGTGCCGGACCTGGCGACGCTCGCCGTGCTCCCGCAGGCGACCGTCTTCGGCGGCATCGGCAGCTTCATCGACGACGACGGTCCGATCGCCGGGCTGGCGTCGTTCGTCGCGACCTCGGTCGGCGCGCCGGGCCCGGTCGTGGGCGGCCTCACGACCTGGCTCGACGTCACCGAGACGCCGCTGCCGCCGGCGGCGCTGCCCAACAACGGTCCGGCGCCGACGGCGCTGCCGGCCGGAGTCTGGGGCCAGGAGAAGGAGCCGACGCGCTTCGATCGCCTGCTCGGCACCTTCTACGCGGGCGGCACCAACTTCACCGACCTCTACTACCCGAGCTCCGGGCTCTCGACGACGAGCGTCACGGGCGTGTGCACCGCGGGCACGTGCAGCGCCGGCAACGTCGGCGCGTCGTGCAGCGCGGCGGCGCAGTGCAGCCAGTCCATCAACCTCGACTCGACCGCGCTCTCGCTCGGTCGCGGCCGGCGCGACATCGAGAACCTGACGCAGGCGGCGAACATCGACGTGCCGGTGCTGGGCATCGGCGGCAGCAACGGCCTGGCGCCCGTGCCGGCGAGCTTTCTCGCCTTCGCACAGAGCATCGCGCCGTGCACGGCGCCGTCGTGCGACGGGACGCCGCGCGTCGTCAGCGCCACCACGCCGAACCCGGCGTTCCCGACCTTCGGCGGCGCCGCGGGCGGCTTCGAGGTGGTCATCGCCGAGGGCTTCGCCCACGTCGACGTGCTCACCGCCGAGCCGGGTCCGGACAACCCGGGGCTCGCGGCGCTGCTCGACTTCCTGGAGCGCAACCTCCAGTAGCGCACCATCGGCCGTGGCGGCCGCTACGTCGGCTCCGGCGTGCGGACGACGCGCGGCCGCCACGGTCCGCGACGCTCAACTCGGCTGGTTGGACGTCGCGTTCTTGGGCGTCGAGCTCTTGTGGCTCGACTTGCCCGCGTGCCGCTTGTGCCGCTTGGGCGAGTGCTTCTTCTTCGTCGCGCCGGACGCGTGGCCCCGGCTCATGCCGGACGACTGCTTCGTCGAGGACGAGCCGCCGGACGGCGTCGTCGCGCCGGCGAGGGGCGCGCCGAGCAGCAGCACGCCGGCGAGGACCGCAGGCAGCACGGGCGAGAGGAGCGCGGTGGTGCGAGAGCGCATGGGATCGAACCTCCTGTCTGGCGATGAAGCAAGGCGCATGCCGTCGAACCGCCGTGGAAGGACGCCCGAGGCGACTCGACCCGTGGCGAAACGCCGCGGCGATCCGCCTCGCATCGCGACCGTTCGCCCCACTCGCGCAAACGTCGCGGCAGGCGTAGGGGAATGGCACGGGGCCCCGCGTGGTCCGAACGCTACGTTTCCAGCTGCTCGCGATCGTCGTCGGGACGGTGCTCGCCGTCTTCGCCGCGTCCCGCTGGGTCGACGCCCAGCTCGCCGATCACGCGCTTCGTCGCGACATCGAGGAGCGGGCGCTGAGCGCGCTGCGCACCGTCGACTTCTTCTGGGATCGTGCCGAGCCGCGCGTGCTGAGCCACGTCCTCGACGTGCTCGTGCGCAGCAACGGGCCGCTGCTCGGCATCACGATCTACGCGCCGCACGGCCTCGATCTCGACGCGTCGTCGCGAAGCGGCGTCGGGATGCCGCCGGAGCCGAGCCGCGCGGCGCGCCGGCTCGTCGAGTCGCCGGCGGGGGAGCGGACGGTCGCGAGCGACCGGGCCGACGACGTCTGGCACGTCGCGCTCGCGCTGCGTCGCGACGGCGCGCTGGTCGGCGTCGCCGAGGCGACGTTGTCGCCGCGCGAGGCGGTCGCGCTGCACGATCGCCTGCGCACCATGGACCTCGGGGCGCTCGCGGTCGCCGTCCTCGCCACCTCGCTGCTGATCGGCCTGTTCATCGAGCGGCGGGTGACGCGGCCCGTGGAGAGCCTCGTCGTGGGCATGCGGCGTGCCGAGGGAGGCGAGCGCGGGGTACGCGTCACGGCGGGCGGCACGACCGAGTTCCGCTTCCTCGCGGACGCCTTCAATCGCATGCTGGAGCGCCTCGAGGAGCTCGCCGGCGATCTCGAGGTGCGCGTCGCCCGCGCGACGCGCGACCTGGCCGAGCGCAATCGCCAGCTCGCCGAGACCAACGGCCGGCTCTGGCGCGCGCAGCTCGACGTCGTTCGCGGCGAGCGCTTCGCGGCCCTCGGGCAGATGGCGGCCACGATCGCGCACGAGCTCGGCACGCCCCTCAACTCGGTGCTGGGCTACACGCAGCTCCTGCGGCGCGAGGAGCTACCGCCCGCGCAGGCGGCGCGGCTCCAGATCGTCGAGTCGCAGGTGCAGCGCATGATCGAGACCATCCGCAGCGTTCTCGATCGCATGCGCCAGGGCACCGCGCCGCGCGTCGAGGTCGCGCTCGCCCCGCTGGTGACCGAAGTGCTCGAGCTGGTGGCGACCCGGCTGGCGGAGCGGCGCCTGGTCGCCGTCGGCGAGGTGGGCGACGACGTGCCGCCGGTAGAGGGCGATCCGGTCGCGCTGCGCCAGGTGCTGCGCAACCTGGTCACCAACGCGATCGACGCCACGCCCGCCGGCGGGCGCATCGAAGTGCGCGCCGAGCGTGTGGACGATGCGGGAGCCGGCGCGGGCAGCGTCGCCATCGTCGTCCGCGACACCGGCGTCGGCATGGCGGCGGCCGACGTGCGGCGCATCTTCGAGCCATTCTACACGACGAAGGGACCGGAGCGCGGGAGCGGCCTCGGCCTGGCGATCGTCGAGCACGTCGCCCGCAGCCACGGTGGGCGGGTGGTGGTCGAGAGCGCGCCCGGTCGCGGTACGACCATGCGGGTGCTGCTCCCCGCCGCGATCCGGCGAAAGGCCACGGCATGACGCGTATCCTCGTAGCCGACGACGACGACGTCACCTGCCAGCTCCTCACCGAGGTGCTGGGACGCGACGGCGCCGTCGTCGTCGGCGAGACCGATCCCCGCCAGGCGCTCGCCCGCGCCACCCGCGAGCCCATCGACCTCGCCATCCTCGACCTCCGCATGCCGGAGAAGGACGGGCTGACGCTGCTGCGCGAGCTGCGCGCGCGCCTGCCGCTGCTGCCCGTGATCCTCATGACCGCGTTCGGGTCGGTGGATACCGCCGTGCAGGCGATCGGCGCCGGCGCGGTGGACTACGTGAGCAAGCCCATGAACGTGGAGGAGCTGCGCGCCACGGTGCGCCGGGCGCTGGGCCGGCGCTCGGAGGCGCAGGCGCGCCTGCCGGCGGCCGACGAGGGCGGCGACCGCCTCGTCGGACGCTCGTCGGCGATGATCGAGATCTACAAGACGATCGCGCGCGTCGCGCCGTCGCGGGCGACGGTGCTGCTGCTCGGGGAGAGCGGCACCGGCAAGGAGGTCGTGGCGCGCGCCATCCACCAGCACGGGCCGCGGGCGCGCGGGCGCTTCGTCGCCGTGGATTGCGGCGCGCTCACCGAGACGCTGCTCGAAAGCGAGCTGTTCGGGCACGTGCGCGGGGCCTTCACCGGCGCCATCTCCGACGCGCCGGGGCTGTTCTGCGAAGCCGAGGGCGGGACGATCTTCCTCGACGAGATCGGCGACGTCTCGCCGCTCGTGCAGGCGAAGCTGCTGCGCGTCCTCCAGGAGCACCAGGTCCGTCCGGTCGGCGGCTCGACCTGGCGCACGGTCGACGTGCGCGTCGTGGCCGCCACCAACCGCGACCTCACCGCGGCGGTGCGCGAGGGACGCTTCCGCGAGGACCTCTACTATCGCCTGAAGGTCGTCACCATCGAGGTGCCGCCGTTGCGCGACCGGCCCGAGGACGTGCCGCTGCTCGTCGACTACCTCGTCCGCCGCGCCGCCGCCGACTGCGGCAAGACGGTGCACGGCGTGTCCGAGGCGGCGCTCACCCTGCTGCGCAGCTACGCCTGGCCGGGCAACGTGCGCGAGCTGGCGCACGTCCTGGAGCGCGCCGTCGCGCTGGCGCGTCACGAGGTGCTGGGCGCCGAGGATCTGCCGACCGAGCTGCGCGGCGAGGCGATGCCCGTCCGGGTCGCCATGCCCGTCGATCGCCCGACGCTGCGCGAGCTCCAGCAGCGCTACGTCCTGCGCGTCCTCGAGGACGAGCACGGCAACGTCAGCCGTACCGCCAACGTGCTCGGCATCGACCGGCGCTCGCTCTATCGCATGCTCCAGCGCTGGGGGCGCATCCCGCCCGGGCGCGTGCCCGCCTAGCGGCGGGGCGCGGAGCCACGGACCGATCGTCTCGGCGCGAGACGCACCGCCACGGCGATCCGCGCGGCCTGCGTTGCGGAGGCGGCGTGCGTGCCATGGCATCGCTCTTGCCTCCTCCGGCCCGCATGCAGACACCACGCGTCCTACCGCCTCCCCTTTGCCCGCGCGGCGTGCGTCGCGCGGCCGTCCTCGTCGCCGTCGCGACGGCGCTCGGTGCCGGCGGACCCGTGCCGGCGCGGGCGCAGGCGCTGCGCCGCGACCTCGGCAGCTACTTCATCTTCGCGATGCGCAACGCGGACCTGAAGAACATCACCGTCCAGGGGCCCTGCAACGTCGGCGTCGATTGCGCGCAGCCGGCGTCGAACAGCAGCTGCGGCGTGCTCGACGAGGAGAACGCCCTCTACGCCGACGGGTCGCAGATCGCCGGCGACATCGTGCGCTTCAACAAGCCGGGGGCGAACGTCTTCCAGATCTTCCGCAACGGCGGCTCGTCGCTGGCCGGCGTGACCATCCGCGACCCCGGCCCGTTGCCGGACGGGACGAATCCGCTGACGCCGCTGCCGATCCTGGGCGATCTCGACGGCGACGGGCAGCCGAGCTGCGCCGCGACCGGCGGCAGCTGTGTGGTCGATGCGGGCGACCTCGAGGTCGCGTGCGGCTTCCCGACCCCGTTTCCCGCCTGCGCGCCGCAGAACAACGTGCGGGCCGACCCCGGCAAGGACTGTAGCGGCGCCCCGGACGCCGTGCCGGGCAACGGTCGCTGCGACCTCCCGCCCGGGGCGTACGGCGACGTCGTGGTGGCGAACGGCGCGTCGCTCGACTTCGTCGGCGGCTCCTACGCGCTGTGCGCGTTCGACGACGGCAAGAACACGACCGTGACGACCTCGTCCGCGACCACGCTCGAGGTCTCGGGCGACGTGCGCATCAACAACGGCAGCCGCGTCGGCCAACAGTGCGGCGACCTCGTCGTGCAGGCGAAGGGCGCGGGCGTCGTCGGCT
It contains:
- a CDS encoding sulfatase-like hydrolase/transferase, translating into MTVLVCGLLMGALGCAARVPARPNVLLVTLDTTRADRLGCYGWRRAETPALDGLARDGVRFDAAYASSPMTLPSHATLFTGLEPPEHGLRLNGQSRLPDGVPTLASRLHEQGYRTGGFVAAFVLDRRFGLDRGFEVYDDALGDALPQVVPERLALHRRGDAVVDAALGWLDEAARGPAPFLAWVHLYDPHAPDHPHGDAGASYDGEVAFMDRQVARLLAFLERRGLARRTLVVAVADHGEGLGDHGDAEHGFLLDEEVLRVPLLVRWPGVVARGHAVGALVTTRDLAPTILDLTGSPPLAASGGRSLRAALAGGTIASGVSYAETDLPLAAYGWSPQRSLTTEDWKYVRTPRPELYARPSDRAEHHDVAAADPARVAALDGALADVEASFRPLIAPEARLDARARARLEALGYAASSAPAARTEGLRDVKDMLEVKRLGTDVAVGLATGRLDAPVAIVLLRTLVERSPESAPFRVRLGTLLLVHGDVPGAIAELEEAVRLHPDLADARINLGQATLRAGRPADAAAQFRAALALEPDRAGHARPGARSPPSAGATTAARRPSPSHRRPCAWRRSSPRREGGAGGDLSPRPSPARAPGRGARRSVPARRRSPGQPAASRGPTAPRSRAARRRRRSARRGRGVRARARRGCARRRPHGS
- a CDS encoding SRPBCC domain-containing protein, which codes for MTLDETVVVAAPADVVWQVVTDLPRYGEWNPFVVACRSTLVPGEPIVMRVRVFRAFAQPQRELVLEHVAGTRLCYGVAPDRLGALASRRCHHVEPLPDGRARYRSHFVLSGWLAPLVQTLLGRRLAAGFQAMTAALARRAEALAAR
- a CDS encoding HAMP domain-containing histidine kinase — encoded protein: MVRTLRFQLLAIVVGTVLAVFAASRWVDAQLADHALRRDIEERALSALRTVDFFWDRAEPRVLSHVLDVLVRSNGPLLGITIYAPHGLDLDASSRSGVGMPPEPSRAARRLVESPAGERTVASDRADDVWHVALALRRDGALVGVAEATLSPREAVALHDRLRTMDLGALAVAVLATSLLIGLFIERRVTRPVESLVVGMRRAEGGERGVRVTAGGTTEFRFLADAFNRMLERLEELAGDLEVRVARATRDLAERNRQLAETNGRLWRAQLDVVRGERFAALGQMAATIAHELGTPLNSVLGYTQLLRREELPPAQAARLQIVESQVQRMIETIRSVLDRMRQGTAPRVEVALAPLVTEVLELVATRLAERRLVAVGEVGDDVPPVEGDPVALRQVLRNLVTNAIDATPAGGRIEVRAERVDDAGAGAGSVAIVVRDTGVGMAAADVRRIFEPFYTTKGPERGSGLGLAIVEHVARSHGGRVVVESAPGRGTTMRVLLPAAIRRKATA
- a CDS encoding sigma-54-dependent Fis family transcriptional regulator; the protein is MTRILVADDDDVTCQLLTEVLGRDGAVVVGETDPRQALARATREPIDLAILDLRMPEKDGLTLLRELRARLPLLPVILMTAFGSVDTAVQAIGAGAVDYVSKPMNVEELRATVRRALGRRSEAQARLPAADEGGDRLVGRSSAMIEIYKTIARVAPSRATVLLLGESGTGKEVVARAIHQHGPRARGRFVAVDCGALTETLLESELFGHVRGAFTGAISDAPGLFCEAEGGTIFLDEIGDVSPLVQAKLLRVLQEHQVRPVGGSTWRTVDVRVVAATNRDLTAAVREGRFREDLYYRLKVVTIEVPPLRDRPEDVPLLVDYLVRRAAADCGKTVHGVSEAALTLLRSYAWPGNVRELAHVLERAVALARHEVLGAEDLPTELRGEAMPVRVAMPVDRPTLRELQQRYVLRVLEDEHGNVSRTANVLGIDRRSLYRMLQRWGRIPPGRVPA